Proteins found in one Thunnus maccoyii chromosome 5, fThuMac1.1, whole genome shotgun sequence genomic segment:
- the anpepa gene encoding alanyl (membrane) aminopeptidase a — MPRGSYTSMAFATAFIVLSISAIAGLITMIILYTNQIATMHPTPPPTLSSTTEAPPPVMRLPKNLIPESYEVHIKPYLYPKIMEEVNVTSPNQTMLFTGNSTVHFHCVQKTGSIYLHSKNLAVSSPVVKIKNSDQKVSVFRMKHHEDGSDFLEIQLNNALQAGYNYSLRLTFEGEISENLEGLYVSTYNEGVPAYEGDTNSERFLATTDMEPTNARKLFPCFDEPEMKAVFEVTITHRQQMHVLGNAEEAESNNEGSEWTRTRFYPTPRMSTYLFAFTVSNFSFVEFKHNHVTFRIYARPEAITAGYTNYAANITGQILEFYETRFKIKYALNKLDQIALPDLNPAAMENWGLVTYQEGGLLYEENVSSLLHKEVIATLIAHELAHQWFGNLVTMKWWNQIWLNEGFATYMSYFAVDRVEPSFKIKDTFILSDLHTAFEEDALASSHPLSAPQEDVQTTYEIIEMFDAITYSKGAIVLRMLADAVGEEVFNNGVKMYLKAFENENTDQNDLWKYIQTAVDDVKGNTDVAPMMGTWTNQVGYPVITINTTNGEIYQKRFLFNDSAVSSLWWVVPIRVMSEPDLVWLRDNKTVTKDEVKSKNGKWILVNVNCNGYYRVNYDPENWERLLTQLETDTDPIPPINRGQLIDDAFNLARAKLVNVTLALNSTRFLRNETAYLPWESAVRNLKYFILMFDRSEIYGPMQAYLQQQVKGLYNFFKNDTDKSEVPSDHSLQHSQITAIEVACSNGLPECQEMAKKMYADWMESNNTNKIHPNLRSVIYCQAVAEGGMKEWEFAWEKFQSSSKTSEKDQLREALSCTRKIWLLNRYLQYTLNPEKIRLMDVASTINYIARNVVGQELTWNFIRANWDYVSQGDGAMLIEAVTRRFSTQFELEELERFATTYEMGPATTAVYQAIEQTQVNIQWVSENKETILKWFESETA, encoded by the exons ATGCCGAGAGGATCCTACACATCCATGGCCTTTGCCACTGCCTTCATCGTCCTGAGCATCTCTGCCATTGCCGGGTTGATCACCATGATAATTTTGTACACGAATCAGATCGCTACAATGCACCCGACGCCACCTCCAACCTTATCGTCCACCACTGAGGCACCACCACCCGTCATGCGGCTGCCGAAGAATCTCATACCTGAGAGCTACGAGGTCCACATCAAGCCTTACCTCTACCCCAAAATCATGGAGGAGGTGAATGTCACCAGTCCCAACCAGACGATGCTCTTCACAGGAAACTCTACTGTTCACTTTCACTGTGTCCAGAAGACTGGCAGCATCTACCTCCACAGCAAGAACCTGGCAGTTTCTAGTCCGGTGGTGAAGATAAAAAACTCTGATCAGAAGGTATCAGTGTTCAGAATGAAACACCATGAAGATGGAAGCGACTTCCTGGAGATCCAGTTGAATAATGCATTGCAGGCAGGATATAACTACAGTTTGCGTCTGACTTTCGAGGGAGAAATATCTGAAAATCTTGAAGGGCTGTATGTAAGCACATACAATGAAGGTGTCCCAGCTTATGAAGGTGATACAAACTCAGAGag GTTCCTTGCCACCACCGATATGGAGCCAACAAATGCCAGGAAACTGTTTCCTTGTTTCGATGAGCCAGAAATGAAGGCAGTATTTGAAGTGACCATCACCCACAGGCAACAAATGCACGTTCTAGGAAATGCAGAAGAAGCAG AGTCAAATAACGAGGGTTCTGAGTGGACACGCACTAGATTTTATCCAACACCAAGGATGTCAACATACTTGTTTGCCTTCACAGTTTCAAACTTCAGCTTCGTCGAGTTCAAACATAATCATGTGACTTTTAGG ATATATGCTCGCCCTGAGGCCATTACCGCTGGATACACTAATTATGCAGCCAACATCACCGGACAGATTCTTGAGTTCTACGAGACGcgttttaaaattaaatacgCTCTGAATAAGCTAG ATCAAATTGCACTGCCAGACTTAAATCCTGCAGCAATGGAAAACTGGGGATTGGTCACATACCAGGAAGGAGGACTGCTTTATGAAGAGAATGTGTCCTCACTGTTGCACAAGGAAGTGATCGCCACTCTCATTGCACATGAACTGGCACACCAG TGGTTTGGAAATCTAGTGACGATGAAATGGTGGAACCAAATTTGGCTGAATGAGGGTTTCGCCACCTACATGTCATATTTTGCAGTGGACCGTGTTGAGCCCTCATTTAAAATA AAAGACACATTTATCTTGAGTGACCTCCATACAGCGTTTGAAGAGGATGCTTTGGCCTCATCCCATCCTCTCAGTGCTCCACAGGAAGACGTCCAGACGACTTATGAGATCATTGAGATGTTTGATGCTATAACCTACAGTAAG GGGGCAATTGTGCTGAGAATGCTGGCAGACGCAGTGGGTGAAGAGGTTTTCAACAATGGGGTGAAA atgTACCTCAAGgcctttgaaaatgaaaacactgaccAGAATGACCTCTGGAAGTATATACAAACG GCTGTAGATGATGTTAAAGGTAACACTGACGTTGCCCCGATGATGGGCACCTGGACCAATCAAGTTGGATATCCTGTCATCACCATCAACACTACCAATGGAGAGATCTACCAGAAGCGCTTCCTGTTCAATGATTCTGCTGTATCTAG TCTTTGGTGGGTTGTCCCGATCAGAGTCATGTCAGAGCCTGATCTTGTCTGGTTGAGAGACAACAAAACAG TTACGAAAGATGAAGTAAAATCTAAAAATGGAAAGTGGATCCTTGTAAACGTCAACTGCAATGGATATTACAGAGTCAATTACGACCCTGAGAACTGGGAACGCCTCCTGACTCAGCTGGAAACAGACACAGAT CCGATCCCACCAATAAACAGAGGGCAGCTTATTGATGATGCATTCAACTTAGCAAG ggCCAAACTAGTCAATGTGACTCTGGCTCTTAATTCAACCCGGTTCCTTCGTAATGAGACTGCGTACCTTCCCTGGGAGTCTGCAGTTAGGAACCTGAAGTACTTCATCCTCATGTTTGACCGCTCCGAGATATATGGACCTATGCAG GCATACCTCCAGCAGCAGGTTAAAGGCCTGTACAACTTCTTCAAGAACGACACTGACAAATCAGAAGTCCCTTCTGACCACTCCTTACA GCACAGCCAGATCACTGCCATAGAGGTGGCCTGTTCCAATGGTCTCCCAGAATGTCAGGAGATGGCTAAAAAGATGTATGCTGACTGGATGGAAAGCAACAACACCAACAA gATCCACCCCAACCTGCGGTCTGTAATCTACTGCCAAGCTGTGGCTGAGGGTGGGATGAAAGAGTGGGAGTTTGCCTGGGAGAAATTTCAGAGCTCCAGCAAAACCTCAGAGAAAGACCAGCTCCGAGAAGCTCTGTCCTGCACAAGGAAGATCTGGTTGCTCAACAG ATACCTGCAGTACACTTTGAACCCTGAGAAGATACGGCTGATGGATGTTGCTTCCACTATTAACTACATAGCTAGGAACGTGGTGGGGCAGGAGCTGACTTGGAACTTTATCAGAGCAAACTGGGACTACGTCAGTCAGGG GGATGGAGCCATGCTGATTGAGGCCGTGACCAGAAGGTTCTCCACACAATTTGAACTGGAGGAG TTGGAGCGTTTTGCGACAACCTATGAAATGGGTCCTGCTACCACGGCGGTGTACCAGGCCATAGAGCAAACCCAAGTCAACATCCAGTGGGTCAGCGAGAACAAAGAGACTATACTGAAGTGGTTTGAAAGCGAAACTGCCTGA